One Corynebacterium tuberculostearicum DNA window includes the following coding sequences:
- a CDS encoding N-acetylglutamate synthase, CG3035 family, with the protein MSRIFRSDAVQVGERVVARRDFGDVHSDVIGHVLSLNPLVIRPQEVGGYPSDLEAVEIPPEQLKIIKRLSPRMVRNSDIRAVEVAAASAFPGTDHAWTSDGSWLLRASDGVSGHSNSAVPLGPSAGFTPVPLEEIKAFYARHNLPVRLLVPERIGKPAERLLADPAWETEPEILAMVLRDLPTLADAPSPSPTFHLTAQPDDEWLAMYQSRTDTLSAEALQSLGSHVEGTLGFGRLAIDGETVAIARGALSESGDGTTWLGLSDIEVAKDFRRRGYGTLALQHLLHWGHDNGAEHAYLTVPASNIAGVRLAEKLGFIEQHRRIYARLRD; encoded by the coding sequence ATGTCACGCATTTTCCGCTCCGATGCCGTCCAAGTGGGCGAGCGCGTGGTGGCCCGGCGCGACTTCGGCGATGTGCATAGCGATGTCATTGGGCACGTACTGAGCCTCAATCCGCTGGTCATTCGCCCACAAGAGGTCGGCGGCTACCCCTCCGACCTGGAGGCGGTGGAGATCCCGCCGGAGCAGCTGAAGATCATTAAACGCCTCTCCCCGCGCATGGTCCGCAATTCCGATATCCGCGCAGTGGAGGTTGCCGCGGCCTCGGCCTTCCCCGGCACAGACCACGCCTGGACCAGCGATGGTTCCTGGCTACTGCGCGCGAGCGACGGGGTTTCCGGCCACTCCAACTCGGCCGTGCCCCTTGGCCCTTCCGCGGGCTTTACTCCAGTGCCGTTGGAAGAGATTAAGGCCTTCTACGCCCGCCACAACCTTCCGGTGCGCCTGCTAGTCCCGGAGCGCATTGGCAAGCCGGCCGAGCGCCTGCTCGCCGACCCCGCCTGGGAGACCGAGCCAGAGATCCTCGCTATGGTCCTGCGGGATCTGCCCACGCTTGCCGACGCCCCCTCTCCCTCCCCCACCTTCCACCTCACCGCCCAGCCCGATGACGAGTGGCTGGCGATGTATCAATCCCGCACCGATACCCTTTCTGCCGAGGCGTTGCAGAGCCTTGGCTCTCACGTCGAGGGAACGCTCGGCTTTGGCCGCCTGGCCATCGATGGCGAGACCGTCGCCATTGCCCGCGGCGCCCTGAGCGAATCCGGCGATGGCACCACGTGGCTGGGTCTTTCTGACATCGAGGTAGCCAAGGACTTCCGGCGCCGCGGATACGGCACGCTCGCGCTCCAGCACCTGCTGCACTGGGGCCACGACAACGGCGCTGAGCACGCGTACCTCACCGTCCCGGCCTCGAATATCGCCGGCGTGCGGCTGGCGGAGAAGCTCGGTTTCATCGAGCAACACCGGCGCATCTACGCCCGCCTGCGCGACTAG
- a CDS encoding peptide deformylase, translating into MTIRPIVIHGETVLHEPTQPVEESEISTPEMQQLIADMYETMDAANGVGLAANQVGIGKRLFVYHCPDTDGPNGTELPSEEAGMRKGCVINPVLETSEIPETMPADDGSDDEGCLSVPGEGFPTGRADWARVTGKDENGNDISVEGYGFFARCLQHETGHLDGFLYTDTLIGRYKRQAKKAIKRHGWTEPGYSWVPGEDADPFGHDD; encoded by the coding sequence ATGACTATTCGCCCCATCGTTATCCACGGCGAGACCGTGCTTCACGAACCCACCCAACCGGTGGAAGAATCCGAGATTTCCACCCCGGAAATGCAGCAGCTCATCGCGGACATGTATGAAACCATGGACGCCGCCAATGGCGTGGGCCTGGCCGCTAACCAGGTAGGAATTGGCAAGCGCCTCTTTGTCTACCACTGCCCCGATACGGATGGCCCCAATGGCACCGAGCTGCCGTCCGAAGAGGCGGGCATGCGCAAGGGCTGCGTCATTAACCCCGTGCTGGAGACCTCCGAGATTCCAGAAACCATGCCGGCCGACGACGGCTCCGATGACGAGGGTTGCCTCTCCGTGCCGGGCGAGGGCTTTCCCACCGGCCGCGCCGACTGGGCGCGCGTGACCGGCAAGGACGAAAACGGCAATGACATTTCCGTCGAGGGTTATGGCTTTTTCGCCCGCTGCCTGCAGCACGAGACCGGCCACCTCGATGGTTTCCTCTACACCGATACCCTCATTGGCCGCTATAAGCGCCAGGCCAAGAAGGCCATTAAGCGCCACGGCTGGACCGAGCCAGGTTATTCCTGGGTACCGGGTGAGGACGCCGATCCCTTCGGCCACGACGACTAA
- a CDS encoding DUF3263 domain-containing protein: MPYSLGMNPLSDLDAAILDFEETAPRSIGRKEEAIRAQLDISPVRYHQRLNLLLDAPAAAQSHPLLVARLRRLREEREDTRRAARGNTPDS; the protein is encoded by the coding sequence ATGCCTTACAGTTTAGGCATGAACCCCTTGTCTGACCTAGACGCCGCCATTTTGGACTTCGAGGAAACCGCGCCGCGCAGCATCGGCCGCAAGGAAGAGGCCATCCGTGCGCAGCTGGACATCTCCCCGGTGCGCTACCACCAGCGCCTTAACCTGCTTCTCGACGCCCCCGCGGCCGCCCAATCCCACCCGCTTCTGGTCGCACGGCTGCGGCGCCTGCGCGAGGAGCGAGAAGACACGCGGCGCGCCGCGCGGGGAAATACCCCAGATAGTTAA
- a CDS encoding LytR C-terminal domain-containing protein has translation MTNVNPENSTDKVSDEIRAGSAAGASASRAAKRPAGGGAHAKKGGLPLRGLAMVLIAVAVMLGLWALYSMTSGDDDSTVASESKQENSTGSTIGAAPEGSAGPDAAGSRAPGAPGASEGASAPAPAPAPGEGEGDGAGDRAASGAADEGAAAGGEAAAGEENAHSAARDRNDIKVSVLNNSGEVDKAKKEADSLKGGGFKVGYVGNLPGDVLTVPKTTVFFPEGDTSAEALAKEVAARYQADIAPMNRDLPKEATDDGAVVVALAVPQA, from the coding sequence GTGACTAATGTGAATCCGGAAAATTCGACCGACAAGGTATCCGACGAAATCCGCGCCGGCTCTGCTGCCGGTGCGTCCGCTTCCCGTGCAGCTAAGCGCCCCGCTGGTGGTGGCGCGCACGCTAAAAAGGGCGGCCTCCCGCTGCGCGGCCTGGCGATGGTCCTCATCGCCGTGGCCGTTATGCTCGGACTCTGGGCTTTGTACTCCATGACCTCAGGCGACGATGACTCCACCGTTGCCTCCGAGAGCAAGCAGGAAAACTCCACCGGTTCCACCATCGGTGCCGCGCCCGAAGGATCTGCCGGCCCCGACGCCGCAGGCTCCCGTGCCCCTGGCGCGCCAGGCGCTTCCGAGGGTGCGAGCGCCCCTGCCCCCGCACCGGCACCAGGTGAGGGCGAAGGCGACGGCGCAGGCGACCGAGCTGCCTCCGGCGCTGCCGATGAGGGAGCCGCGGCCGGGGGAGAAGCCGCCGCAGGCGAGGAGAACGCCCACTCCGCCGCGCGCGACCGCAACGATATTAAGGTCAGCGTTCTCAATAACTCCGGCGAGGTAGACAAGGCCAAGAAGGAAGCCGATTCCCTCAAGGGGGGCGGCTTCAAGGTTGGCTACGTAGGTAACCTGCCTGGCGACGTCCTTACCGTCCCGAAGACCACCGTCTTCTTCCCAGAAGGTGATACCTCCGCTGAAGCACTGGCTAAGGAGGTCGCCGCCCGCTACCAGGCCGATATCGCCCCGATGAACCGCGATTTGCCTAAGGAAGCAACCGATGACGGCGCCGTCGTCGTCGCCCTGGCGGTTCCGCAGGCCTAA
- a CDS encoding glutamate--cysteine ligase, with amino-acid sequence MKIPAEQFARSPEPTLGVEWEVALVDRGTRDLVPRGAELIDLATATHPEIHLEKEFLQNTVELVTGVCHTVPEAIADLNTSLKAVEEAADKLGVDVWASGGHPFTDFRENPLSDKPSYQEIIARTQYWGKQMLLWGTHVHVGVSHEDRVWRIINALMTKYPHLLAISACSPGWEGLDTGYASNRTMLYQQLPTAGMPYQFRDWAEWQSYMRDQAISGVINHTGSMHFDIRPASKWGTVEVRVSDATSNLRELSAIVALTHCLVVYYDRLIDAAEPLPTLQPWHVAENKWRGARYGMDALVITSRETDEAWVKDELAEMVDEFSPIARELGCVNELKLIHEIIDGGAGYERQRRLFKETGSWREVVEETCRELHTFRPL; translated from the coding sequence GTGAAGATCCCGGCAGAACAATTCGCCCGCTCTCCCGAACCAACGCTCGGCGTGGAATGGGAGGTGGCGCTCGTGGACCGTGGCACGCGCGACCTTGTCCCGCGCGGCGCAGAACTCATTGACCTCGCCACTGCAACCCACCCCGAGATTCATCTGGAAAAGGAATTTCTCCAGAACACGGTGGAGCTGGTCACCGGCGTCTGCCATACCGTGCCGGAAGCCATCGCTGACCTGAACACTTCCCTGAAGGCAGTGGAAGAAGCAGCCGATAAACTGGGCGTAGACGTCTGGGCCTCTGGTGGCCACCCGTTTACGGACTTCCGGGAGAACCCGCTTTCGGATAAGCCCAGCTATCAAGAAATCATCGCGCGCACCCAGTACTGGGGCAAGCAGATGCTGCTTTGGGGCACGCACGTGCACGTGGGCGTTAGCCACGAGGACCGCGTATGGCGCATCATCAATGCGCTGATGACCAAGTACCCCCACCTGCTGGCCATTTCTGCGTGCTCGCCCGGGTGGGAGGGCCTCGATACCGGCTATGCCTCCAACCGCACCATGCTGTACCAACAGCTGCCCACCGCAGGCATGCCGTATCAATTCCGCGATTGGGCCGAGTGGCAGTCCTATATGCGCGACCAGGCCATTTCCGGCGTTATTAATCACACCGGTTCCATGCACTTTGATATTCGGCCGGCGTCCAAGTGGGGCACGGTGGAGGTGCGCGTCTCTGATGCGACGTCCAACCTGCGCGAGCTCTCCGCCATCGTGGCGCTCACTCACTGCTTGGTGGTGTACTACGACCGGCTTATCGACGCCGCGGAGCCCCTTCCCACCCTGCAGCCCTGGCACGTGGCAGAAAATAAGTGGCGCGGTGCCCGCTATGGCATGGACGCGCTGGTGATTACCTCCCGCGAGACCGATGAGGCCTGGGTTAAGGACGAGTTAGCGGAGATGGTGGATGAGTTTAGCCCCATTGCGCGCGAGCTGGGATGCGTCAACGAGTTAAAGCTCATCCACGAAATTATCGATGGCGGAGCCGGCTATGAGCGGCAGCGCCGTCTCTTTAAAGAGACGGGCAGCTGGCGCGAGGTGGTCGAAGAGACCTGCCGCGAGTTGCACACCTTCCGCCCGCTCTAA
- a CDS encoding glycosyltransferase 87 family protein gives MKKLYGLPTVVTLLAALIGVIVYRFSIFDGNSAFVWRVPLDLKIYWLAGGEVAQGADLYDNAYIGDLPFTYPPFSGTLFTWLSRLADAPLILLWQGGTALALFTVIMLVLRERGLKLSPAIWLLGVLLLCCTPANEPVHGTLFFGQINIFLMLLVALDILPRKRALPGIGIGLAAGMKLTPAYMGLVLLFQKRWWQAIIAILTFAVTVAIGFVTIPDAADFWTDAIFKSSRVGEHTNPGAQSIRSVMVRAWGIDGGWIWLAAVVVVFILTCLALRTAMKHRNNSAALALAGISSCLVSPFSWYHHWVWTVPLAVVVLVAVNQGLGKRLPGILGAQVAGFVSVLAMCAVTMPFISAPVWLSAASRSLNHWDLQPWGTLAFTGAGVLFIAFYAVWGFIPGNQPEEEAPAPGRHHLPAQPTGAKPAGAQPASAEAGALPARSFNTAATSRRGQGHPRAAQPVSDETAEMPAVGPETRAFPAAQDITDIPDIPAYGRHSRSED, from the coding sequence GTGAAAAAGCTTTATGGGCTTCCCACTGTGGTGACTTTGCTCGCCGCCCTTATCGGCGTCATCGTCTACCGCTTCAGCATCTTCGACGGCAATAGCGCCTTTGTGTGGCGCGTCCCCCTGGATCTGAAGATTTATTGGCTCGCCGGCGGAGAGGTGGCCCAAGGCGCGGATCTCTACGATAACGCCTACATCGGCGACCTGCCTTTTACCTATCCGCCCTTTTCCGGCACTCTTTTCACGTGGCTTTCCAGGCTTGCCGACGCCCCCTTGATCCTTCTCTGGCAGGGCGGCACCGCCCTCGCCTTGTTCACGGTTATTATGCTGGTCCTGCGCGAGCGCGGCCTCAAGCTCTCCCCGGCAATTTGGCTGCTGGGCGTTTTGCTGCTGTGCTGCACCCCGGCGAATGAACCGGTGCACGGCACCTTATTCTTTGGCCAGATCAACATCTTTTTGATGCTGCTGGTGGCCTTGGACATCCTCCCGCGCAAGCGCGCTCTTCCCGGCATCGGCATTGGTTTGGCCGCGGGTATGAAGCTCACCCCGGCCTATATGGGTCTGGTCTTGCTCTTCCAGAAGCGCTGGTGGCAAGCGATCATCGCCATCCTTACCTTCGCGGTGACCGTTGCCATTGGTTTCGTGACCATTCCGGATGCCGCCGATTTCTGGACCGACGCTATCTTTAAGTCCTCCCGCGTGGGCGAGCACACCAACCCAGGTGCGCAGTCCATTCGCTCGGTGATGGTCCGCGCATGGGGCATCGATGGCGGCTGGATCTGGCTCGCCGCCGTGGTCGTGGTCTTCATCTTGACCTGCCTGGCGCTGCGCACCGCGATGAAGCACCGCAATAATTCCGCCGCACTCGCGCTTGCCGGCATCAGCTCCTGCTTGGTCTCCCCCTTCTCTTGGTATCACCACTGGGTGTGGACGGTGCCGCTGGCCGTCGTCGTGCTGGTTGCCGTCAACCAAGGTCTGGGCAAGCGCCTGCCCGGCATCCTCGGCGCGCAGGTCGCTGGCTTCGTGTCGGTGCTCGCTATGTGTGCGGTAACCATGCCGTTTATCTCCGCACCCGTGTGGCTATCTGCGGCTAGCCGCTCGCTCAACCACTGGGATCTGCAGCCGTGGGGAACGTTGGCCTTCACCGGCGCCGGCGTCCTCTTTATCGCCTTCTACGCGGTGTGGGGTTTTATTCCTGGCAACCAGCCGGAAGAGGAAGCGCCCGCCCCGGGCCGCCACCACTTACCTGCGCAGCCCACTGGCGCAAAGCCCGCTGGTGCGCAACCTGCTTCCGCGGAGGCCGGAGCACTCCCGGCGCGCTCGTTTAATACGGCAGCTACGAGCCGGAGGGGCCAGGGTCATCCACGGGCAGCGCAACCCGTCAGCGATGAAACGGCAGAAATGCCCGCGGTAGGGCCGGAAACGCGCGCGTTCCCGGCGGCTCAGGACATCACCGATATCCCCGATATCCCGGCCTACGGTCGCCATTCACGCTCCGAGGACTAG
- a CDS encoding monovalent cation/H(+) antiporter subunit G — translation MSWSFIADVLSLILIIGGSVLTLAAAIGIARFKDTMSRVHAVSKPQTTGLILTILGAIIRITGAESFSVAERGDLGILVLLVLFAMFTSPVTAQRTSRIARREGLYGTEESMSRNDRPAAKSLRRK, via the coding sequence ATGAGCTGGTCCTTTATTGCAGATGTACTCTCGCTCATCCTCATTATTGGCGGCAGCGTCCTCACCTTGGCCGCAGCCATCGGCATCGCTCGGTTCAAGGACACGATGTCTCGTGTACACGCGGTAAGCAAGCCACAAACCACAGGGCTTATCCTCACCATCCTCGGCGCCATCATCCGCATCACTGGCGCGGAATCCTTCAGCGTAGCCGAGCGCGGGGATTTAGGAATACTCGTTTTGCTGGTACTGTTTGCCATGTTCACTAGCCCGGTAACCGCGCAGCGCACCTCACGTATTGCACGCCGTGAGGGTCTGTACGGCACCGAGGAATCCATGTCCCGCAACGACCGACCCGCCGCGAAGTCGCTGCGCCGCAAGTAG
- a CDS encoding monovalent cation/H+ antiporter complex subunit F, which yields MDPQIYNAILLVAAALLVVSFLITVWRIVTGPNSLDRLVGMDGFTAMFQCALATYMCWSLNTTVVSAMLVIALLGFISTVSVTRFRKRDSQ from the coding sequence ATGGATCCGCAGATCTATAACGCGATTTTGCTGGTGGCCGCCGCGCTGCTGGTGGTCTCCTTCCTCATCACCGTCTGGCGTATTGTCACCGGCCCCAATTCGCTGGACCGCTTGGTGGGCATGGATGGCTTTACCGCGATGTTCCAGTGCGCGCTGGCTACCTATATGTGCTGGTCACTTAATACGACCGTGGTCTCAGCCATGCTGGTCATTGCGCTGCTGGGATTCATCTCCACCGTGTCCGTCACTAGGTTTAGGAAGAGGGATAGCCAATGA
- a CDS encoding Na+/H+ antiporter subunit E, producing MTNMRFSGLRHRFRPWFIVWLVVMWCMLMGEVTVGNLVAGLIIGVVIVFALPLPAMPITGIDVSWGKLIVFMLRWFWELFYASLKVGWLAVRPQPVPKTAILELPMRLDNEFVLSLAVTLYNLQPGGTVTDIDIANRMITVHILDARDEAQIQREIGAVAHLEASFIDIFERSHP from the coding sequence ATGACTAACATGCGCTTTTCCGGTCTGCGCCACCGCTTCCGCCCGTGGTTCATCGTCTGGCTGGTAGTCATGTGGTGCATGCTCATGGGCGAGGTCACCGTGGGCAACCTGGTGGCAGGGCTTATCATCGGCGTCGTCATTGTCTTTGCCCTGCCGCTGCCAGCCATGCCTATCACCGGCATCGACGTCTCTTGGGGCAAGCTCATTGTGTTCATGCTCCGCTGGTTCTGGGAGTTGTTCTACGCCTCGCTCAAGGTGGGCTGGCTGGCCGTGCGCCCGCAGCCGGTGCCCAAGACCGCCATCTTGGAGCTGCCCATGCGCTTGGATAATGAGTTCGTACTCTCCCTGGCCGTAACGCTGTATAACCTGCAGCCAGGCGGCACGGTGACCGATATCGACATTGCCAACCGCATGATTACCGTCCATATCTTAGACGCCCGCGATGAGGCCCAGATTCAGCGCGAAATCGGTGCCGTGGCCCACCTTGAGGCCTCATTCATCGACATCTTTGAAAGGAGCCACCCCTAA
- a CDS encoding Na+/H+ antiporter subunit D: protein MSETVQPLVDVLFPYIGYLIPLPIIIPAVAAALALIFGRIPNAQRQIVFFSLLITAVVNALLILIADFEGIQTLQIGGWDAPVGITLVADRLSAVMLFTSSVVLFSVIWYAISQGVRDGTKDEPVAVFLPTYMLLTMGVNISFLAGDLFNLYVGFEVFLVASYVLLTLGASAGRVRAGVGYVMVSMASSMIFLLALGYVYSSVGTMNMAQIGQRMQDIPEGTRTAIFATLLIAFGIKAAVVPLDAWLPDSYPTAPSLVTAVFAGLLTKVGVYAIIRARTSVFTAGGLDTVLMWVALATMLVGILGAIAQSDIKRLLSFTLVSHIGYMIFGVSLGTAQGLSGAIFYAVHHILVQTALFLVVGLVERQAGTSSLRRLGSLMYSAPLIGILYFIPAINLGGIPPFSGFLGKVILLQAGANEGSWMAWVLIVGAVVTSLLTLYVMMLVWAKGFQRDRADAPEGNVALARPAPLSDITDEVEFSSRQDVGRVPFGMIASTTLLVAASTSITFLAGPISGITSRAAESAQDTSIYQYAVLGDRADDPTRHLNQKERYTGGADSYENRRNPSPEAEPPASPDLDARTDPEAGGRDSHSTDVKSPDAAKRKDISDD from the coding sequence ATGAGTGAGACCGTACAGCCGCTTGTCGATGTCCTCTTTCCCTACATCGGCTACCTCATTCCGCTGCCGATTATCATCCCCGCAGTGGCCGCAGCCCTCGCATTGATTTTTGGCCGCATTCCTAATGCGCAGCGCCAGATCGTATTTTTCTCACTGCTTATTACCGCCGTGGTCAATGCCTTACTCATCCTCATCGCGGATTTTGAAGGCATCCAAACCCTGCAGATAGGAGGTTGGGACGCCCCGGTGGGCATCACGCTCGTGGCGGATCGCCTATCTGCGGTCATGCTCTTTACTTCCTCCGTAGTGCTGTTTTCTGTCATTTGGTACGCCATTTCCCAGGGCGTGCGCGATGGCACCAAGGACGAGCCGGTGGCCGTATTCCTGCCCACCTACATGCTGCTGACCATGGGCGTTAATATCTCCTTTTTGGCCGGCGATCTCTTCAACCTCTACGTGGGATTCGAGGTCTTCCTCGTGGCGTCCTATGTGCTGTTGACCCTAGGCGCCTCGGCCGGTCGAGTTCGCGCCGGCGTGGGCTACGTGATGGTGTCCATGGCTTCGTCGATGATCTTCTTGCTCGCGTTGGGGTATGTGTATTCCTCCGTGGGCACGATGAACATGGCCCAGATCGGCCAGCGCATGCAGGATATTCCAGAAGGAACTCGTACCGCCATCTTTGCCACGCTGCTCATCGCCTTTGGCATTAAAGCCGCCGTGGTGCCGCTGGATGCCTGGCTGCCGGACTCCTATCCCACGGCCCCTTCGCTAGTCACGGCCGTATTCGCCGGCCTGCTGACCAAGGTCGGTGTCTACGCCATCATCCGCGCCCGCACCTCGGTCTTCACCGCCGGTGGGCTCGATACCGTGCTCATGTGGGTCGCCCTCGCCACGATGCTGGTGGGCATCCTAGGCGCGATTGCGCAGTCCGATATTAAGCGCCTTTTATCCTTTACCCTGGTTAGCCACATTGGCTACATGATTTTCGGAGTCTCCCTCGGCACCGCCCAGGGCCTGTCCGGCGCCATTTTCTACGCCGTGCACCACATTCTGGTCCAAACAGCGCTATTCCTTGTGGTCGGACTGGTTGAGCGCCAAGCCGGCACCTCGTCGCTGCGCCGCTTGGGCTCGCTAATGTATTCTGCTCCGCTCATCGGAATCTTGTATTTCATCCCGGCCATTAACCTGGGTGGTATCCCACCGTTCTCCGGTTTCTTGGGCAAGGTCATCCTGCTGCAAGCCGGTGCGAATGAAGGCTCCTGGATGGCGTGGGTACTCATCGTCGGTGCCGTAGTCACCTCGCTGCTGACCCTCTACGTCATGATGCTGGTGTGGGCCAAGGGCTTTCAACGCGACCGCGCCGATGCCCCAGAAGGCAACGTAGCACTCGCCCGCCCGGCCCCGCTTTCCGATATCACCGATGAGGTGGAATTTTCCTCCCGCCAGGATGTAGGCAGGGTGCCCTTTGGCATGATTGCTTCTACTACCCTGCTGGTGGCAGCGTCTACGTCCATTACTTTCTTGGCCGGACCGATTTCCGGTATCACCTCACGCGCGGCCGAATCCGCGCAGGATACGTCCATCTACCAGTACGCGGTGTTGGGCGACCGCGCGGATGATCCCACCCGCCACCTCAACCAGAAGGAGCGCTATACCGGCGGCGCGGACTCCTATGAAAATCGCCGCAACCCCTCCCCTGAGGCGGAGCCCCCGGCCTCACCGGACTTAGATGCCCGCACCGACCCAGAAGCCGGTGGCCGCGATTCGCATTCCACGGATGTAAAGTCCCCGGACGCCGCCAAGAGGAAGGATATTAGCGATGACTAA
- a CDS encoding Na(+)/H(+) antiporter subunit C — protein MEANLFLLLAAGVLVAAGVYLLLDRAMTKMLLGLLLLGNGANLFLLQSGGSAGSPPIDGRDSEPFGAEIADPLAQAMILTAIVISMALTAFILTLAYRQYRYRTDDVIEDDAEDTAIAAKAARPGNAAASPDHDASNDPTTGRATKQGDNFGPVSFEEPVKGAHDE, from the coding sequence ATGGAAGCCAACCTCTTCCTCCTCTTGGCCGCCGGTGTGCTCGTAGCCGCGGGCGTCTACCTACTCCTGGACCGCGCCATGACCAAAATGCTGCTTGGACTGTTGCTTTTGGGCAATGGCGCTAACCTCTTCTTGCTGCAGTCCGGCGGTTCGGCCGGTTCCCCGCCTATCGATGGCCGCGACTCGGAACCTTTCGGCGCCGAGATTGCGGACCCGCTGGCGCAGGCAATGATTCTGACCGCCATCGTCATTTCCATGGCGTTGACCGCTTTCATCCTCACCTTGGCATACCGGCAGTACCGCTACCGTACAGACGATGTCATTGAAGATGACGCGGAAGATACCGCAATTGCCGCCAAGGCCGCACGCCCCGGCAATGCGGCCGCCAGCCCGGACCACGATGCGTCCAATGATCCGACTACGGGCCGCGCCACCAAGCAAGGCGATAATTTCGGTCCCGTATCTTTCGAGGAACCAGTAAAGGGAGCCCACGATGAGTGA